TTAGTTTCAGAGCCGAGAAATTCCGGCATCGTAGGATGTCCCTTGGCGCTGATTCCTTCCCGCCTCCATGTTGTAACAAATGTTTGAAATAAGATTTTTACATCGAAGAAAAAAGTCCAATGATCAACATACCACACATCCAGCTTGAATCGTTCTTCGAATGACGTAGCGTTTCTGCCATGAATCTGAGCCCATCCCGTAATGCCGGGTTTTAC
Above is a genomic segment from bacterium containing:
- a CDS encoding sugar transferase encodes the protein VKPGITGWAQIHGRNATSFEERFKLDVWYVDHWTFFFDVKILFQTFVTTWRREGISAKGHPTMPEFLGSETKPLPGRHTE